The Laspinema palackyanum D2c sequence TTGGTCCGGTGATGCACTTTGATATTGAAGAGGGTAAAATTTGGATTCAGTATAACGGGACTGAAGACTCGGTGGCTGAACAATTAGTGAAAATGGGGATACCCAATTCTGATATTGTAATTGGGTTTCACTCCCCTTTTAAACGACAATTCACTAAATACTCAGTCGGATAATTATCTATTCCAAACATCCAGGCAAAGTAGATGAATCCATGAGCTTCTGGCGTGGCCGGTTCGCTCCAATCTCAAACAAGGTTGGCAGTCCCTCGCTCCAAACTGGAATATCCAACTTGCATAGCTCGCAGGAGCTGACTGATTCGCCGGGCCTGGATTCGTTACCATCCTGCAAGCACATCAGACATTCCTCATGCAATAAGTAAGCAGTCATGCAAAATTAATTGCATATTCTTTTCCCAGATTATCGAGGACATTAGTCACATAATCAACTAAATTTTGCCAGCTTTTATAAGCTTCTATTTTAATCCATTCATATTTGAGAAATTTCCATAAAATTTCAATTAAATTTAGTTCAGGTGAATACGGAGGCAACCAAAATAGCTCCAGGTTCTTGGTCTTCCATTCTTCTAGTTTTCCTAGAACTGCGTTACTGGTGTGAATTGAGGCTTGGTCCATTACTACGACAGTTTTTTGGGTTAAGTTTTCACTAAATTTATCTAAAAACTTAATCAGTTTTTCGCTGTTTAGATTTCCAGAATATGTTTCATACTTTAATTCATTCCGTCGATTCATTACTCCCAATACATTCAACCTTTTACTGGA is a genomic window containing:
- a CDS encoding XisI protein, with protein sequence MDKLAHYRQIIKQILQEHAQLSGDANTIKTQLIFDSENDPYQLNYVGWQGNKRVFGPVMHFDIEEGKIWIQYNGTEDSVAEQLVKMGIPNSDIVIGFHSPFKRQFTKYSVG